The Pedobacter mucosus genome window below encodes:
- a CDS encoding glycoside hydrolase family 30 protein, which translates to MIKKILFKFSLTCLVISFCSVVIAQTQSEVWLTKADRSALFAKQAAQLKFTTGKNNNPTIVVNDKETYQSIDGFGYALTGGSAQHLIKMSATARAKLLKELFAVDADNIGVSYIRLSIGASDLNEKVFSYNDLPEGQTDIKQSKFDLGPDKIDIIPVMKEILAINPKIKILGSPWSPPLWMKTTFDARGGMLKPEFYQSYAIYFVRYIEEMKKVGIAIDAITIQNEPLHPGNNPSLLMVAPDQATFIKNNLGPAFEKAGIKTKIILYDHNADRPDYPISILDDPAANKYIDGSAFHLYGGKIEALSDVHNAHPDKNIYFSEQMVVERPNADEINIINPVKRLIIGATRNWSKNVLEWNLAADPENKPYTDRGGCSMCQGAITIDKDNFSKNVAYYAIAHASKFVRPGSVRITSNDLADLANVAFKTPDGKKVLIVANSGKTASTFNINFKGKILVATLDKGAVATYIWQ; encoded by the coding sequence ATGATAAAAAAAATACTTTTTAAGTTTTCCCTAACCTGCTTAGTAATCTCTTTTTGCAGTGTAGTTATAGCGCAAACACAAAGTGAAGTTTGGTTAACAAAAGCCGATAGATCCGCATTATTTGCAAAACAAGCAGCGCAGCTAAAGTTCACAACTGGCAAAAATAATAATCCAACCATCGTTGTAAATGATAAAGAAACCTACCAAAGTATAGATGGGTTTGGTTATGCATTAACTGGTGGAAGTGCTCAACACTTAATCAAAATGTCTGCAACGGCAAGGGCCAAATTGCTAAAAGAACTTTTCGCAGTTGATGCTGATAATATTGGAGTGAGCTACATTAGATTAAGTATTGGTGCATCAGATTTAAATGAAAAAGTATTCTCTTACAATGATCTTCCAGAGGGACAAACGGATATCAAACAGTCAAAATTTGATTTAGGGCCGGATAAAATAGATATTATTCCTGTTATGAAGGAAATCCTTGCGATAAACCCGAAGATTAAAATTCTTGGTTCGCCATGGTCACCTCCATTATGGATGAAAACAACTTTCGACGCTCGTGGCGGAATGTTAAAACCAGAATTTTACCAGTCATATGCCATCTATTTTGTTCGCTATATTGAAGAAATGAAAAAAGTTGGTATCGCTATCGATGCAATTACCATACAAAATGAACCGCTTCATCCTGGTAATAATCCTAGTTTATTAATGGTTGCGCCGGATCAGGCTACATTTATTAAAAATAATCTAGGTCCAGCATTTGAGAAAGCTGGTATCAAAACAAAAATTATTCTTTACGATCATAATGCCGATCGGCCAGATTATCCCATTTCAATTTTGGATGATCCGGCAGCAAATAAATATATTGATGGTTCTGCTTTTCACCTTTATGGTGGGAAAATCGAGGCATTAAGTGATGTGCATAATGCGCATCCGGATAAGAATATTTATTTTTCTGAACAAATGGTAGTCGAGCGCCCAAACGCTGACGAAATAAATATAATTAATCCTGTTAAAAGGTTAATTATTGGAGCAACAAGAAACTGGAGCAAGAATGTTTTGGAATGGAATTTAGCTGCCGATCCTGAAAATAAACCCTATACTGATAGAGGTGGATGCTCGATGTGCCAAGGTGCCATTACAATTGACAAAGATAATTTTAGCAAAAATGTAGCTTATTACGCTATTGCGCATGCTTCTAAATTTGTTCGGCCAGGTTCAGTTAGGATTACCTCTAACGATTTAGCCGATTTAGCCAATGTTGCTTTTAAAACTCCTGATGGTAAAAAAGTTTTGATTGTTGCAAACAGTGGGAAGACAGCATCAACCTTTAATATAAATTTCAAAGGCAAAATTCTCGTTGCAACGTTAGATAAAGGCGCTGTTGCAACCTATATCTGGCAATAA
- a CDS encoding RagB/SusD family nutrient uptake outer membrane protein codes for MKRKITYAIVILAGLQLMAGCRKYLDISPQERVLLDNYYKTPAEANAAVISIYDRFGFQSGGLYDKVAIMDVASDDQFTGGGGPSDINDLQVVNNFTLNSTTGPQSYLWNKGYAGIFRANVLLSKIDGITMDATVKARYTGEAKALRAIFYFDLVRFFKNIPLLTSAVDPKEIYNVLQVAPADVYALIEKDLVEAIPGLPNTVVARTEGGRLTKGAAQAVLGKVYLQQGKNAQAAEQFALVNGTSPGQINPVYGYKLLTNYSDLFKVANKFNSESILEIVHSNASNGGWGDAGASEGNLLNIIVGPRGYKPGPGAPDYYSGYSFLLFTKEFFDFIHFDPRNKPTVANLDSLEKNGIATYEKGYQNTGYFLEKTIGRVADKAPTGQTELNFPQDSYEIRLADTYLLEAEALLNSNAAVGPGSRAYLLFNAVRARVGLNPVPVTMDNIMKERRLELAGEGHRFLDLVRWGKASTVLAYKGFKAGRNEIFPIPQGELSNTKIEQNKEYGGTK; via the coding sequence ATGAAAAGAAAAATAACATACGCAATTGTAATCCTAGCTGGGTTGCAATTAATGGCCGGATGCAGAAAATATTTAGACATCAGTCCGCAAGAACGTGTTCTCTTAGATAATTATTATAAAACACCTGCCGAAGCAAATGCTGCTGTAATATCAATTTACGACAGGTTTGGGTTTCAAAGTGGTGGTTTGTATGATAAAGTTGCCATAATGGATGTGGCTTCTGATGATCAATTTACGGGCGGCGGTGGACCTTCGGATATTAATGATTTACAGGTGGTAAATAATTTTACGCTCAATTCTACAACCGGACCGCAAAGTTATCTCTGGAATAAAGGTTATGCAGGCATTTTTAGGGCAAATGTATTATTGTCTAAAATTGATGGCATTACCATGGATGCTACTGTGAAAGCCAGGTATACTGGGGAGGCAAAGGCGTTAAGGGCTATCTTTTATTTTGATTTGGTACGTTTTTTCAAGAACATCCCGTTATTAACTTCAGCTGTTGATCCAAAAGAAATTTATAATGTACTTCAGGTAGCTCCAGCGGATGTTTATGCATTAATCGAAAAAGATTTAGTTGAAGCAATACCTGGTTTACCAAATACTGTAGTGGCGAGGACTGAAGGCGGTCGCTTAACAAAAGGTGCTGCACAAGCGGTGCTAGGAAAAGTATATTTGCAGCAAGGAAAAAATGCTCAGGCGGCAGAACAATTTGCGCTTGTTAATGGTACATCTCCAGGGCAAATTAATCCTGTTTATGGTTATAAACTTTTAACCAATTATAGTGATTTATTCAAAGTTGCAAACAAATTTAATTCAGAATCTATACTTGAAATTGTACATTCTAATGCTTCAAATGGCGGCTGGGGCGATGCAGGTGCATCTGAAGGTAACTTATTAAATATCATTGTAGGTCCACGCGGTTACAAACCAGGTCCGGGAGCACCAGATTATTATTCGGGTTATAGTTTCTTGTTGTTTACAAAAGAATTTTTTGATTTTATCCATTTTGATCCTCGAAATAAACCTACTGTTGCCAATTTAGATAGCTTGGAAAAAAACGGAATTGCTACCTACGAAAAAGGTTATCAAAACACTGGGTACTTTTTAGAAAAAACAATTGGAAGAGTTGCTGATAAAGCGCCTACAGGGCAAACAGAGCTTAATTTCCCTCAAGATTCTTATGAGATTCGTTTAGCTGATACTTATTTGTTAGAGGCAGAGGCGCTGCTGAACAGTAATGCTGCAGTAGGCCCGGGTTCTCGTGCTTATCTTTTATTTAATGCTGTTAGGGCTCGGGTAGGTTTAAATCCTGTTCCTGTTACTATGGATAACATTATGAAAGAAAGAAGATTGGAACTTGCAGGCGAAGGACATCGCTTTTTAGATCTAGTACGTTGGGGCAAAGCATCAACCGTGTTAGCTTATAAAGGGTTTAAAGCTGGTAGAAATGAAATTTTTCCTATTCCACAAGGTGAATTATCTAATACTAAAATTGAACAAAACAAAGAGTACGGCGGTACTAAATAA